The proteins below come from a single Chryseobacterium nepalense genomic window:
- a CDS encoding DUF4861 family protein has protein sequence MTTVKNSFVGLTCAIGCINSSSIHAQKIIELNNTLDFPRKEVVAVPVSQLKSFLDKSKATDLRIRDAKGQLVLIQWIDNNGDGNNDELLFQATVEGHQKAVYTISAEPAIPILKTEISTYSRLVQERVDDYAWENDKIAFRMYGPKGQQEALQGVKSSTLSSGVDIWLKRTEFPVINKWYKGYLTDPMYYHKDTRGEGYDPYHVGNSRGTGGIGIWINDKLQVSQNFVASRTIAEGPLRTVFELTYDPWSEFAVKEIKRVSLDLGSNFSKFESYFRAEKPALNYTIGITLHKNEGEAKLNDQKGYYLHWEKIDDAFVGEGIVVDPSIVEKSIVFRSDAPDESNLYVVTKPHDKLVYYAGFAWQKSGDIQTRQDWENRLQKQSEIIRNPLIITIK, from the coding sequence ATGACTACAGTTAAAAATTCTTTTGTCGGATTGACGTGTGCAATCGGTTGCATAAATTCAAGTAGCATACATGCTCAAAAAATTATTGAGTTAAATAATACACTTGATTTTCCCAGAAAAGAAGTTGTCGCTGTCCCTGTTTCTCAATTAAAATCATTTTTGGATAAAAGTAAAGCAACTGATCTAAGGATTAGAGATGCAAAAGGCCAACTTGTTCTGATCCAATGGATTGATAATAACGGAGACGGAAATAATGATGAATTGCTTTTTCAGGCAACTGTTGAAGGACATCAAAAAGCAGTGTATACGATCTCAGCTGAACCGGCAATACCCATCCTCAAAACTGAAATTTCAACGTACTCCCGGCTGGTTCAGGAACGGGTAGATGATTATGCATGGGAAAATGACAAAATAGCATTCAGAATGTATGGCCCGAAAGGTCAGCAGGAAGCATTGCAGGGGGTAAAAAGCAGTACGCTCTCAAGCGGTGTGGACATCTGGCTGAAAAGAACGGAGTTTCCGGTCATTAATAAATGGTACAAAGGCTATCTTACGGATCCTATGTATTATCATAAAGATACAAGAGGGGAGGGCTATGATCCTTACCATGTCGGAAACAGCCGCGGAACAGGTGGAATCGGAATATGGATAAATGACAAGCTTCAGGTTTCGCAAAATTTTGTTGCCTCCAGAACCATTGCAGAAGGTCCTTTGCGTACGGTTTTTGAATTGACTTATGATCCGTGGAGTGAATTTGCAGTTAAAGAAATTAAAAGAGTTTCATTGGATCTTGGATCAAATTTTTCAAAATTTGAATCGTATTTTAGAGCAGAAAAACCGGCTCTCAACTATACCATTGGAATAACTTTACATAAAAACGAAGGTGAAGCAAAACTAAATGACCAAAAAGGATACTATCTTCACTGGGAAAAAATTGATGACGCTTTTGTAGGTGAAGGTATTGTTGTGGATCCGAGTATTGTTGAAAAATCAATTGTTTTCCGATCTGATGCTCCGGATGAAAGTAATCTGTATGTCGTTACAAAACCTCATGATAAACTGGTTTATTATGCAGGATTTGCGTGGCAGAAAAGCGGTGATATCCAGACTCGGCAGGACTGGGAAAATAGGCTTCAAAAACAATCTGAAATCATCAGAAATCCTTTAATCATTACAATTAAATAA
- a CDS encoding VIT domain-containing protein, translated as MKRLYTQLLLFFPLLFLAQIPVVESPDGKGKYKKDNQVILQKLEIETKIAGKISTNIITMVLRNNSGRLREGRITFPLPEGVNASGYALDINGKLRNAVPVEKEKAKEVYQTIRKRNIDPGLLEKVSGNNFRTTVYPIAPNGGERTVRITYQYELKKSGDFLQYFLPLNQTAEIPEFDIKTTVFQNLDAPMLEEKPDGSYNFVSTGNVWTAEMHKKNYRPGNNLKINFPVQDKSQRIVVQKEADNFSYFLADISVYSNERMKKLPNNLAVVWDNSLSGKNRDHVKEMALLEEYFKSNKNLTVNIYFINNTFEQGQSFKINNGNWSELKAYLLKTTYDGGTDFGKLKLLSEDEVLFFTDGLSSFGELNMPWKQPVYIIAASNNIDFNQLKFISSTTGGEFLNLNENNPEKEVRKLVFQPLRFLGIENNIQLSEVYPSLPQTIAEDFVLTGIVKGDHTTATLKFGYGNEVTETKTIDVNINEQTVENWEISKFWAQKKLNELEIFEKKNKNEIKNVSRQFGLVSNNMSLMVLENVEDYVRYDIAPPAELKKQFDEIVKNDKAKKDERVKDLMENAEKMTENLKTWWEKEYDQKKKLRQYPKPESRRAASDSTSRQAEIEEVVLIGYNNSRTDDESKVSEPRREQLQMSVRGMSSIASNTVPNALSGSVRGVEVRTVTPAERPSDIINSGRILTVDIVSKAKYMKLFRDMNNPENIYKTYLQNRKEYEEIPQYYFDVAQLLLKNNDKKRGLKVLSAIADLEFENEELYKLLAYKLKQAEAYDKELFAAEKVLEWRPFDPQSYRDLALALEDNGQYQAALDNLYKILTQSYTKELADRDDGIEETVIMEINQLIANHGSQLNLSNINPKIIADLPVNIRVVISWNKDDTDIDLWVTDPNNERCYYSHKETEIGGRLSDDFTGGFGPEQFLLKKAMKGKYKIQTNFFGEQQTGIAGPTAIMAEIYINYATGKQERKIVVFQNQKENGNKEDGILIGEFEF; from the coding sequence ATGAAAAGGTTATATACACAATTACTATTATTTTTTCCGCTTTTATTTCTGGCTCAGATACCGGTTGTTGAAAGTCCGGACGGGAAAGGGAAATATAAAAAAGACAATCAGGTAATTCTTCAGAAACTGGAGATTGAAACAAAAATTGCCGGGAAAATTTCTACCAATATCATTACAATGGTTCTTAGGAATAATTCGGGACGTTTGAGAGAAGGCAGAATTACCTTTCCTCTTCCTGAAGGTGTTAATGCGAGCGGCTATGCTTTAGACATCAATGGAAAACTTCGAAACGCTGTTCCCGTTGAAAAAGAAAAAGCAAAAGAAGTATATCAAACCATCAGGAAAAGAAATATAGATCCCGGGCTCCTGGAAAAAGTGAGTGGGAATAATTTCCGGACAACAGTATATCCTATCGCCCCAAACGGAGGGGAAAGGACTGTTCGCATTACCTATCAGTATGAATTAAAAAAGTCGGGGGATTTTCTCCAATATTTTTTACCCCTGAATCAAACCGCTGAGATTCCCGAATTTGACATAAAAACAACCGTTTTTCAGAATTTGGATGCTCCTATGCTTGAAGAAAAGCCAGATGGTAGCTATAATTTTGTTAGTACGGGAAACGTCTGGACTGCCGAAATGCACAAGAAAAATTACAGACCAGGCAATAATCTAAAAATCAATTTTCCTGTACAGGATAAGAGCCAGCGGATTGTCGTTCAAAAAGAAGCGGATAACTTTTCCTATTTTCTGGCTGATATCTCCGTATATTCAAATGAAAGAATGAAAAAACTTCCGAATAATCTGGCCGTGGTCTGGGATAATTCGTTGAGCGGAAAGAATCGGGATCATGTAAAGGAAATGGCCTTGCTGGAGGAATATTTTAAATCGAATAAAAATCTTACGGTAAACATTTATTTCATTAACAATACCTTCGAACAAGGACAAAGTTTCAAAATTAACAATGGAAACTGGAGTGAGTTAAAAGCTTATCTTTTAAAAACAACTTATGACGGCGGAACAGATTTCGGAAAGCTAAAGCTGCTGAGCGAAGACGAAGTATTGTTTTTTACGGACGGTTTGTCATCTTTCGGGGAACTGAACATGCCTTGGAAACAGCCTGTCTACATTATTGCTGCATCCAATAATATAGATTTTAACCAGCTGAAATTCATAAGCAGTACCACAGGAGGAGAATTTTTAAATCTAAATGAAAATAATCCTGAAAAAGAAGTACGGAAATTAGTTTTTCAACCTTTGAGATTTTTAGGTATTGAAAATAATATTCAGCTTTCAGAAGTCTATCCTTCATTGCCTCAGACTATAGCAGAAGATTTTGTATTAACAGGAATTGTTAAAGGTGATCACACAACAGCTACTCTTAAATTTGGGTACGGTAATGAAGTGACAGAAACCAAAACCATTGATGTCAATATCAATGAACAGACCGTAGAGAATTGGGAAATTTCAAAGTTCTGGGCTCAGAAAAAACTTAACGAATTGGAAATTTTTGAAAAGAAGAATAAAAACGAAATTAAAAATGTCAGCAGGCAATTTGGCTTGGTAAGCAATAATATGAGTTTAATGGTGCTGGAAAATGTGGAGGATTATGTCCGTTATGATATTGCTCCACCTGCAGAATTAAAAAAGCAGTTTGATGAGATTGTTAAAAATGACAAGGCAAAAAAAGATGAACGAGTAAAAGATCTCATGGAAAATGCCGAAAAAATGACTGAAAATCTTAAGACCTGGTGGGAAAAAGAGTACGATCAAAAGAAAAAATTAAGACAATATCCTAAACCTGAATCCCGGCGTGCTGCAAGTGATAGTACATCAAGACAAGCTGAAATTGAAGAAGTTGTATTAATTGGATATAATAACAGCAGAACTGATGATGAATCAAAAGTTTCAGAACCAAGACGGGAACAACTTCAGATGAGTGTCAGGGGAATGTCATCCATTGCATCGAATACAGTGCCTAATGCGCTGTCAGGATCTGTCCGTGGGGTTGAGGTGAGAACTGTAACTCCTGCAGAAAGGCCGTCAGATATCATTAATTCCGGAAGAATTCTTACCGTTGATATTGTTTCTAAAGCAAAATACATGAAGCTTTTCAGAGACATGAATAACCCGGAAAATATATATAAAACTTACCTTCAGAACCGTAAAGAATATGAGGAAATACCACAGTATTACTTTGACGTTGCACAGCTTTTGTTAAAAAATAATGATAAAAAGCGTGGCTTAAAAGTGTTGAGCGCAATTGCCGATCTTGAGTTTGAAAATGAAGAATTGTACAAATTACTGGCTTATAAATTGAAGCAGGCTGAAGCCTATGATAAAGAGCTTTTTGCTGCAGAAAAAGTGTTGGAATGGCGGCCTTTTGATCCGCAAAGTTATAGAGATCTCGCTCTTGCACTGGAAGATAACGGCCAGTATCAGGCTGCCTTGGACAATTTGTACAAAATTCTCACACAGTCTTACACAAAGGAACTTGCTGACCGGGATGATGGTATTGAAGAAACGGTTATTATGGAGATCAATCAGCTGATTGCAAATCACGGATCCCAATTAAACCTTAGCAATATCAATCCTAAAATCATAGCAGATCTTCCGGTAAATATCCGCGTAGTCATTAGCTGGAATAAGGATGATACGGATATTGATCTCTGGGTGACCGATCCTAATAATGAACGATGTTATTATTCGCATAAGGAAACAGAAATAGGAGGAAGACTGAGCGACGATTTTACAGGAGGCTTTGGCCCTGAACAGTTCTTACTCAAAAAAGCGATGAAAGGAAAGTATAAGATTCAGACCAATTTTTTTGGAGAGCAGCAGACAGGAATTGCAGGTCCTACAGCCATTATGGCGGAAATTTATATCAATTATGCTACCGGCAAGCAGGAAAGAAAGATCGTGGTATTCCAGAATCAGAAAGAAAATGGAAACAAAGAAGATGGTATTCTTATTGGAGAGTTTGAATTTTAG